In a single window of the Osmerus eperlanus chromosome 4, fOsmEpe2.1, whole genome shotgun sequence genome:
- the LOC134018253 gene encoding uncharacterized protein LOC134018253, protein MLFFCVLLSSVALSQSLRKKHADCNDHVSLQCMAVQGNRNYRSVTWYKLNNRTGIIRKSDNKTTKFKYNRTVTFGANDSLALPSVRPEDGGIYQCLIRVNIGDQNRQSDIQLTVSDCVTPVYLTTTVTFKGNINSSSPHWPPPHVGEVSFLWSVTGFLVVYLVKLSLCLIFIWVSKAIKRKLLKQKQQRWQR, encoded by the exons ATGCTGTTTTTCTGT GTGCTGTTGAGCAGTGTAGCCTTATCCCAGAGTCTGAGAAAAAAACATGCAGACTGCAATGACCATGTTTCTCTACAGTGCATGGCTGTTCAGGGGAATAGGAATTACCGCTCCGTCACATGGTATAAG CTCAATAACCGGACTGGCATAATACGGAAAAGTGATAATAAAACAACAAAGTTCAAGTACAACCGCACTGTTACCTTTGGAGCAAATGACAGTCTGGCCCTTCCCTCAGTCAGGCCTGAAGATGGAGGAATCTACCAGTGTTTAATCAGGGTAAACATAGGAGATCAAAACAGACAGTCAGATATCCAACTGACTGTATCAG ATTGCGTGACTCCAGTTTAtttgactacaacagtgacattCAAAGGCAACATCAACAGTTCAAGCCCGCACTGGCCCCCCCCGCATGTGGGGGAGGTATCCTTCCTCTGGAGTGTCACAGGGTTCTTAGTGGTGTACCTGgtcaaactctctctctgtctcatcttcATCTGG